One genomic segment of Mesoterricola silvestris includes these proteins:
- a CDS encoding M56 family metallopeptidase, which translates to MNGAVPALGWALVHSLWQLAVVGAVAALLLRAVGPGRPRAQYGIALGALVLCLVLPAAGFARGLAENSAALAGGAGAGAGLEAVPVPAPVTQAGGSLAWMAGHVGWIAVAWALGATAMGIRLGGGWLTTVAWRRRATGAPEAWEGRFAALARDLGVRGRVLLRASSRVATPVAVGLWRPVVLVPAALFTALPEAYLEALLAHELAHVARLDYLVNLFQGVIEVLCFHHPVVWWLSRRIRTAREHLCDDLAAKAIGDPRRLALALDALDDVQPHLTSLALAARGGILHERIRRLLTPPVVSRPGSLGPALVLLAPFAALALRAGTPAMPPIQADARVIAELDALAAREGLDPQLLRSMAWAESGLNPKARSPLGAQGILQVLPATATRFGARNLEDPGEVASAGARYLKFLLDRYKGDKAKAVAAYNCGEEALEAGRPGAEAEGYRALVLGLLEARAVQPAAPLGQGWVDGTLRRSGSTWTVWTRVSHRGPLKLEVLPEDPGGKPYGSVAAGGGEPGTPWTESHPRVTLDFRGGATVRVRCTDLLEGTSGEARVPLDGTWKTFAFQMGRP; encoded by the coding sequence ATGAACGGCGCCGTGCCGGCCCTGGGGTGGGCGCTGGTCCATTCGCTGTGGCAGTTGGCGGTGGTGGGGGCGGTGGCGGCCCTGCTGCTGCGGGCCGTGGGGCCCGGCCGGCCCCGGGCCCAGTACGGCATTGCCCTGGGGGCCCTGGTGCTGTGCCTGGTGCTGCCGGCCGCGGGCTTCGCCCGGGGGCTCGCGGAGAATTCCGCGGCCCTGGCTGGGGGCGCGGGGGCGGGGGCGGGCCTGGAGGCCGTCCCGGTCCCGGCGCCCGTGACGCAGGCCGGCGGGAGCCTGGCCTGGATGGCCGGGCACGTGGGCTGGATCGCGGTGGCCTGGGCCCTGGGCGCCACGGCCATGGGGATCCGCCTGGGCGGGGGCTGGCTGACCACCGTGGCCTGGCGGCGCCGGGCCACGGGGGCCCCGGAAGCCTGGGAGGGGCGCTTCGCGGCCCTGGCCCGGGACCTGGGGGTGCGGGGGCGGGTGCTCCTGCGGGCCTCGTCCCGGGTGGCGACGCCCGTGGCGGTGGGGCTCTGGCGGCCGGTGGTGCTGGTGCCCGCGGCCCTCTTCACGGCCCTTCCCGAAGCCTACCTGGAGGCCCTCCTGGCCCACGAACTGGCCCACGTGGCCCGCCTGGACTATCTGGTCAACCTTTTCCAGGGCGTCATCGAGGTGCTCTGCTTCCACCACCCTGTGGTGTGGTGGCTGTCCCGCCGGATCCGGACCGCGCGGGAACACCTCTGCGACGACCTGGCCGCCAAGGCCATCGGCGACCCGCGGCGCCTGGCCCTGGCCCTCGACGCGCTGGACGATGTCCAGCCCCACCTCACCTCATTGGCCCTCGCGGCCCGCGGAGGAATCTTGCACGAACGCATCCGACGTCTCCTGACTCCACCTGTCGTTTCCCGCCCCGGCTCCCTGGGCCCCGCCCTGGTCCTGCTGGCCCCCTTCGCCGCCCTGGCCCTGCGCGCGGGCACCCCGGCGATGCCGCCCATCCAGGCCGATGCGCGGGTGATCGCCGAACTGGATGCCCTGGCCGCCAGGGAGGGCCTGGACCCCCAGCTCCTGCGATCCATGGCCTGGGCCGAGAGCGGCCTCAACCCCAAGGCCCGGAGCCCCCTGGGGGCCCAGGGCATCCTCCAGGTCCTGCCCGCCACCGCCACCCGCTTCGGCGCGCGGAACCTGGAGGATCCCGGCGAAGTGGCCTCCGCCGGCGCCCGCTACCTGAAATTCCTCCTGGACCGGTACAAGGGCGACAAGGCCAAGGCCGTGGCCGCCTACAACTGCGGCGAGGAGGCCCTGGAGGCCGGGCGCCCCGGCGCTGAGGCCGAGGGCTACCGCGCCCTGGTGCTGGGGCTCTTGGAGGCCAGGGCCGTGCAGCCTGCGGCGCCCCTGGGCCAGGGCTGGGTGGATGGCACCCTGCGCCGCAGCGGCTCCACCTGGACCGTCTGGACCCGGGTGAGCCACCGGGGCCCGCTGAAACTCGAGGTCCTTCCGGAGGATCCCGGCGGAAAGCCCTACGGTTCGGTGGCCGCCGGCGGCGGCGAACCCGGGACCCCATGGACCGAGTCCCACCCCCGGGTGACCCTGGATTTCCGCGGCGGCGCCACGGTCCGCGTGCGGTGCACGGATCTCCTGGAGGGAACCTCCGGGGAGGCGCGGGTGCCCCTGGACGGGACCTGGAAGACCTTCGCCTTCCAAATGGGACGGCCCTAG
- a CDS encoding BlaI/MecI/CopY family transcriptional regulator, whose translation MPHPPRPTEAELKILKILWDLGPVPVKDVQAALASRQEYTYTGALRMLQVMLEKGLVARDESARSHVYRAAHPRASMEQGLVADLRDRLFGGSALALVQAALGAGSVSPEEKERIRALLGNSK comes from the coding sequence ATGCCCCATCCGCCCCGCCCCACCGAAGCCGAACTCAAGATCCTGAAGATCCTCTGGGATCTGGGGCCGGTGCCCGTGAAGGACGTGCAGGCGGCGCTGGCCAGCCGGCAGGAGTACACCTACACCGGGGCCCTGCGCATGCTCCAGGTGATGCTGGAAAAGGGGCTGGTGGCGCGGGACGAATCGGCGCGATCCCATGTGTACCGCGCGGCCCATCCCCGGGCGTCCATGGAGCAGGGCCTCGTGGCGGATCTGCGGGACCGGCTCTTCGGGGGATCGGCCCTGGCCCTGGTGCAGGCGGCGCTGGGGGCGGGTTCCGTCTCGCCGGAGGAGAAGGAGCGCATCCGCGCCCTCCTGGGGAATTCCAAATGA
- a CDS encoding Maf family protein, whose product MPDDITLHVPPPILASVSPRRRHWMEALQIPYEVWAPEVDETPRPGEDPESMVIRLAQAKAEIVGIVNPDRWIIAADTTVAVDHHILGKPASQEDAVRMLMLIQGRSHQVHTGLCLRRNSEVYTLVDTADVYLRPIQKKQAEWYAASGEPMDKAGGYAAQGIAALFIERIEGSFATVMGFPVERFAELARRLGLLGLWIGMP is encoded by the coding sequence ATGCCCGACGACATCACCCTGCACGTGCCGCCCCCCATCCTGGCGTCGGTGTCCCCCCGGCGCCGGCACTGGATGGAGGCCCTGCAGATCCCGTACGAAGTGTGGGCTCCCGAGGTGGACGAGACGCCCCGCCCCGGCGAGGATCCCGAATCCATGGTCATCCGCCTCGCCCAGGCCAAGGCCGAGATCGTGGGGATCGTGAACCCCGACCGCTGGATCATCGCCGCCGACACCACCGTGGCCGTGGACCACCACATCCTGGGCAAGCCCGCCTCCCAGGAGGATGCCGTGCGCATGCTCATGCTCATCCAGGGCCGCAGCCACCAGGTGCACACGGGCCTGTGCCTGCGCCGCAACTCCGAGGTCTACACCCTGGTGGACACCGCCGACGTCTACCTGCGTCCCATCCAGAAGAAGCAGGCCGAGTGGTACGCCGCCTCCGGCGAGCCCATGGACAAGGCCGGGGGCTACGCGGCCCAGGGCATCGCCGCCCTGTTCATCGAACGCATCGAAGGCAGCTTCGCCACCGTCATGGGGTTCCCGGTGGAGCGCTTCGCGGAGCTGGCGCGCCGCCTGGGGCTGCTGGGGCTCTGGATCGGGATGCCCTAG
- a CDS encoding glutamine synthetase III family protein → MSNAQPIKGSDIHSLDEMKVSRFFGCNTFNERTMRERLPREVFKAFRHSLKRGEPLAPETAHGVAQAMKEWALEHGATHFTHWFLPMTGATAEKHDAFIAWDEAGVVIEKFSGSQLIQGEPDASSFPSGGLRATFEARGYTVWDATSPAFLIESPLGTTLCIPTAFVGYHGEALDNKLPLLRSMEAVSVAALHALGHFESRASQVVPQCGPEQEYFLVDLELARQRPDLTFANRTLQGARPPKGQELEDHYFGSIKERVLGFMQDVELECFKLGIPAKTRHNEVAPNQFELAPIYEPANLASDHNQLLMEIMKRVGERHNLAVLLHEKPFAGVNGSGKHVNWSMATDEGHNLLDPGKTPEENLQFLYFLGATLKAIHRHGGLLRASIAFAGNDHRLGANEAPPAIMSAYLGSQLNHILEAIERGDVADASEKQLLDLRLGSLPALEKDATDRNRTSPFAFTGNKFEFRAVGSSQAIAFPLTVINATVAEALDAMNLRMDEEIASGKSTRAAAMAVIREAIIETRAIRFEGNGYSEEWMAEAERRGLPHARDTVAALRIWEEAKSKEVFSRSRILTAEECEARLHIRHEQYQKALSIEAQVLREMAETLLLPAILEDLGARAAALGSLSTLGIPVPAPLKAALETQTRLAGVAQERLVALKAAMVAAEALETHHARTEAYGGSVRHAQDLLRDVLDQLEKDCSAARWPIPVYRELLAPLI, encoded by the coding sequence ATGTCCAACGCCCAGCCCATCAAAGGTTCCGACATCCACAGCCTGGACGAGATGAAGGTGAGCCGGTTCTTCGGCTGCAACACGTTCAACGAGCGGACCATGCGGGAGCGGCTCCCCCGGGAGGTCTTCAAGGCCTTCCGCCACAGCCTCAAGCGGGGCGAGCCCCTGGCGCCGGAGACCGCCCACGGGGTGGCCCAGGCCATGAAGGAGTGGGCCCTGGAGCACGGCGCCACGCACTTCACCCACTGGTTCCTGCCCATGACCGGCGCCACCGCGGAGAAGCACGACGCCTTCATCGCCTGGGACGAGGCGGGGGTGGTCATCGAGAAGTTCAGCGGCAGCCAGCTCATCCAGGGCGAGCCCGACGCCAGCTCCTTCCCCTCGGGGGGCCTGCGGGCCACCTTCGAGGCCCGGGGCTACACCGTGTGGGACGCCACGAGCCCGGCCTTCCTCATCGAGAGCCCCCTGGGCACGACGCTGTGCATCCCCACCGCCTTCGTGGGGTACCACGGAGAGGCGCTGGACAACAAGCTCCCCCTGCTGCGCTCCATGGAGGCGGTGAGCGTGGCCGCCCTGCACGCCCTGGGCCACTTCGAAAGCCGGGCCAGCCAGGTGGTCCCCCAGTGCGGGCCCGAGCAGGAGTACTTCCTGGTGGACCTGGAGCTGGCCCGGCAGCGGCCCGACCTCACCTTCGCCAACCGCACCCTTCAGGGGGCCCGGCCCCCCAAGGGCCAGGAGCTGGAGGACCACTATTTCGGCAGCATCAAGGAGCGGGTGCTGGGCTTCATGCAGGACGTGGAACTGGAGTGCTTCAAGCTGGGCATCCCCGCCAAGACCCGCCACAACGAGGTGGCCCCCAACCAGTTCGAGCTGGCCCCCATCTACGAGCCCGCGAACCTGGCCTCGGACCACAACCAGCTCCTCATGGAGATCATGAAGCGCGTGGGGGAGCGCCACAACCTCGCCGTCCTCCTCCACGAGAAGCCCTTCGCCGGGGTGAACGGCTCGGGCAAGCACGTGAACTGGAGCATGGCCACGGACGAGGGCCACAACCTGCTGGATCCCGGCAAGACCCCCGAGGAGAACCTGCAGTTCCTCTACTTCCTGGGGGCCACCCTGAAGGCCATCCACCGCCACGGCGGGCTCCTGCGGGCCTCCATCGCCTTCGCGGGCAACGACCACCGCCTGGGGGCCAACGAGGCCCCGCCGGCCATCATGAGCGCCTACCTGGGCTCCCAGCTCAATCACATCCTGGAGGCCATCGAGCGCGGCGACGTGGCCGACGCCAGCGAGAAGCAGCTCCTGGACTTGAGGCTGGGGAGCCTGCCCGCCCTGGAGAAGGACGCCACGGACCGCAACCGCACCAGCCCCTTCGCCTTCACGGGCAACAAGTTCGAGTTCCGCGCCGTGGGCTCCTCCCAGGCCATCGCCTTCCCCCTCACGGTCATCAACGCCACGGTGGCCGAGGCCCTGGACGCCATGAACCTGCGGATGGACGAGGAGATCGCCTCGGGCAAGAGCACCCGCGCCGCCGCCATGGCCGTGATCCGGGAGGCCATCATCGAGACCCGGGCCATCCGGTTCGAGGGCAACGGCTATTCCGAGGAGTGGATGGCCGAGGCCGAGCGCCGGGGCCTGCCCCACGCCCGGGACACCGTCGCCGCGCTGCGCATCTGGGAGGAGGCCAAATCCAAGGAGGTCTTCAGCCGGAGCCGCATCCTCACCGCCGAGGAGTGCGAGGCCCGCCTCCACATCCGCCACGAGCAGTACCAGAAGGCCCTGTCCATCGAGGCCCAGGTCCTGCGGGAGATGGCCGAGACCCTGCTCCTGCCCGCGATCCTGGAGGATCTGGGGGCCCGGGCCGCCGCCCTGGGGAGCCTGTCCACCCTGGGCATCCCCGTGCCCGCGCCCCTCAAGGCCGCCCTGGAGACCCAGACCCGCCTCGCCGGGGTGGCCCAGGAGCGCCTGGTGGCCCTCAAGGCGGCCATGGTGGCCGCGGAGGCCCTGGAAACCCACCACGCGCGCACCGAGGCCTACGGAGGCAGCGTGCGCCACGCCCAGGACCTGCTGAGGGACGTGCTGGACCAGCTGGAAAAGGACTGCAGCGCCGCCCGGTGGCCCATCCCGGTGTACCGGGAGCTCCTGGCCCCCCTCATCTGA
- the nadA gene encoding quinolinate synthase NadA: MSAPAPYVPDLETIDPALDLPAEIARLRKERKAVLLAHYYQEPEIQDLADFVGDSLQLAQAAARTDASVIAFCGVHFMAETAKILNPGKRVVIPDLDAGCSLADRCPADAFGAWLKDYPDHVVVSYINCSAGVKALSDIICTSSNAVRVVESIPRDRKIVFAPDRHLGRWVMGQTGRDMVLWPGFCIVHEQFTANRLAQLKARHPGAKVIVHPECDATVSRMADFVGSTAALLKFVEKDPAQAFIVGTEAGILHQMKRLRPGAELIPIPADSGCNCALCPYMKLNSIEKLYLALRDLKPEIVLDEDLRRRALGPVERMLALG, encoded by the coding sequence ATGAGCGCGCCCGCCCCGTACGTCCCCGACCTGGAAACCATCGATCCCGCCCTGGACCTCCCGGCGGAAATCGCCCGGCTCCGGAAGGAGCGCAAGGCCGTGCTCCTGGCCCACTACTACCAGGAGCCCGAGATCCAGGACCTGGCGGACTTCGTGGGCGACAGCCTCCAGCTGGCCCAGGCCGCGGCCCGCACCGACGCGTCGGTCATCGCCTTCTGCGGCGTGCATTTCATGGCCGAGACCGCCAAGATCCTCAACCCCGGCAAGCGCGTCGTCATCCCGGACCTGGACGCCGGGTGCAGCCTCGCGGACCGCTGCCCCGCCGACGCCTTCGGGGCCTGGCTCAAGGACTACCCCGACCACGTGGTGGTCAGCTACATCAACTGCTCGGCCGGGGTGAAGGCCCTTTCCGACATCATCTGCACCAGCTCCAACGCCGTGCGGGTGGTGGAGAGCATCCCCCGGGACCGGAAGATCGTCTTCGCCCCGGACCGCCACCTGGGGCGCTGGGTCATGGGCCAGACGGGGCGGGACATGGTCCTTTGGCCCGGCTTCTGCATCGTCCACGAGCAGTTCACCGCCAACCGCCTGGCCCAGCTCAAGGCCCGCCACCCCGGCGCCAAGGTCATCGTCCACCCCGAGTGCGACGCCACCGTGAGCCGCATGGCGGACTTCGTGGGCAGCACCGCCGCCCTCCTGAAGTTCGTGGAGAAGGACCCCGCCCAGGCCTTCATCGTGGGCACGGAGGCCGGCATCCTCCACCAGATGAAGCGGCTCCGCCCCGGCGCCGAGCTGATCCCCATCCCCGCCGACAGCGGCTGCAACTGCGCCCTGTGCCCCTACATGAAGCTCAACAGCATCGAGAAGCTCTACCTCGCCCTGAGGGACCTGAAGCCCGAGATCGTCCTGGACGAGGACCTGCGCAGGCGCGCCCTGGGGCCCGTGGAGCGCATGCTCGCGCTGGGGTAG
- a CDS encoding acyl-CoA thioesterase, giving the protein MAFSQCIDVRFADLDALGHVNHATFVTYLECARVAWWAQLLAGRPFTEEGFVVARIELDYRKPILLGDEVRVDLRCSHLGHTSFSLAYKVVRPKDNVVLAEGQTVQVMVDFATGRPRPLRSETQAWLRSQE; this is encoded by the coding sequence ATGGCCTTTTCCCAGTGCATCGACGTGCGTTTCGCGGACCTGGACGCGCTCGGGCACGTGAACCACGCGACCTTCGTCACCTACCTGGAGTGCGCCCGGGTGGCGTGGTGGGCCCAGCTCCTGGCGGGCCGTCCCTTCACGGAGGAGGGCTTCGTGGTGGCGAGGATCGAACTGGACTACCGCAAGCCCATCCTGCTGGGGGACGAGGTGCGGGTGGACCTGCGCTGCTCGCACCTGGGCCACACGAGCTTTTCCCTGGCCTACAAGGTGGTGCGGCCCAAGGACAACGTGGTGCTGGCCGAGGGCCAGACCGTGCAGGTCATGGTGGACTTCGCCACGGGCCGGCCCCGGCCGCTCCGCTCCGAAACCCAGGCTTGGCTGCGTTCCCAGGAGTAG
- a CDS encoding CPBP family intramembrane glutamic endopeptidase produces the protein MDSRAPEPWNPDRAWADPFIATLALLVALAVSFNAGARRARPPRPSTRVELQGRVADATLAAPKVLGALAGTALGSGDALGSLERKTPPGWDRAVLAVHAAERGDLAMASRLAGTVPDPAFRAVWTWAYQGAGPAPLPGDRAAVRRALGEGYAAHMLEARCEARAGGDPGPAQARARAWALPRLAALATAGLGAFLLVLGGLAMALYHLAAAPPPLRPQPRFALPGRALLIVLLGWFLTHLGAGFVTGTVLAFLPFLKPASLPLTYGLHAVLGTLYLCRAEGISLRELAARVAPGPHGRALAEGLGFFALAFAAVVAVTVALSPLLRASEPPQRDLMDLLARTHGILPVGLLFLTVAVLAPVFEELVFRGLLLPWLGERLQPRLGRRGGWVLAVAVSGLLFGAMHLQPLGLPTLGTLGIVLGFAFLRTGNLLTCILVHGLWNGGIFLFMRAF, from the coding sequence ATGGACAGTCGCGCCCCCGAGCCCTGGAACCCCGATCGCGCGTGGGCCGATCCCTTCATCGCGACCCTCGCGCTGCTGGTGGCGCTCGCGGTGAGCTTCAACGCCGGCGCGCGCCGCGCGCGGCCCCCGCGCCCTTCCACGCGGGTCGAGCTGCAGGGCCGCGTCGCGGACGCGACCCTGGCCGCGCCCAAGGTCCTGGGCGCCCTGGCCGGCACCGCCCTGGGCTCCGGCGACGCCCTGGGGTCCCTGGAAAGGAAGACGCCCCCGGGCTGGGACCGGGCCGTGCTCGCGGTGCACGCCGCGGAGCGGGGCGACCTCGCCATGGCCTCGCGCCTGGCGGGCACCGTCCCGGACCCGGCCTTCCGCGCCGTGTGGACCTGGGCCTACCAGGGCGCGGGCCCGGCCCCGCTCCCCGGGGACCGGGCCGCGGTGCGCCGCGCCCTGGGGGAGGGCTACGCCGCCCACATGCTCGAGGCCCGGTGCGAGGCCCGCGCCGGCGGGGACCCCGGGCCCGCCCAGGCCCGGGCCCGGGCCTGGGCCCTGCCCCGCCTCGCGGCCCTTGCCACGGCGGGGCTCGGAGCCTTCCTGCTGGTGCTGGGGGGCCTGGCCATGGCCCTCTACCACCTGGCCGCGGCGCCGCCCCCCCTCCGCCCCCAGCCCCGCTTCGCGCTGCCGGGGCGGGCCCTGCTCATCGTGCTCCTGGGCTGGTTCCTCACCCACCTGGGGGCCGGCTTCGTCACGGGGACCGTCCTGGCCTTCCTGCCCTTCCTGAAACCCGCCTCCCTTCCCCTCACCTACGGCCTCCACGCCGTCCTGGGCACCCTCTACCTCTGCCGGGCCGAGGGCATCTCCCTGCGCGAACTGGCGGCCCGGGTGGCCCCGGGCCCCCACGGGCGGGCCCTGGCCGAGGGCCTGGGCTTCTTCGCCCTGGCCTTCGCCGCCGTGGTGGCCGTCACCGTGGCCCTGAGCCCCCTCCTGCGCGCCTCCGAGCCCCCCCAGCGGGACCTCATGGACCTGCTGGCCCGCACCCACGGGATCCTGCCCGTGGGCCTGCTCTTCCTCACCGTGGCGGTGCTGGCGCCGGTGTTCGAGGAGCTGGTGTTCCGGGGCCTGCTGCTGCCGTGGCTGGGCGAGCGCCTCCAGCCCCGCCTGGGCCGGCGCGGCGGCTGGGTCCTGGCCGTGGCCGTCAGCGGCCTGCTCTTCGGCGCCATGCACCTTCAGCCCCTGGGCCTGCCCACCCTCGGCACCCTGGGCATCGTCCTGGGATTCGCCTTCCTGCGCACGGGCAACCTGCTCACCTGCATCCTCGTCCACGGGCTGTGGAACGGGGGGATCTTCCTGTTCATGCGGGCTTTTTAG
- the rny gene encoding ribonuclease Y yields MNPLDYVFLALAVAAAVGFFFQMRKAQAAVVDVSKATAKAEAELKAERDRLLAEAEKEAGKVVNRGQREADALRKEAELKAKEQALQARQEAEKLSNERMQTLEKQEQRLQSKEDSLDKKLTQVDQKQKDVEAKTERLKEEQEKLTALQAESRLLVEQQAKKLEDIAGLSREDAKVELVNQLEYTAKMDASKLVRRIEDEAQEEAQKRARWTIVSAIQRLASDVVSEAAVSSVQLPSDDLKGRIIGREGRNIRALEKATGCDLIVDDTPETIVVSSFDPIRREVARQAILKLLADGRIHPARIEEVVEKTKIDMDQHLKELGEAAAISLGFPDVHPKLHKLIGRLNYRTSYGQNVLEHTKEVARIAEYMAAELGADQKLARRAGLFHDIGKAIDREVEGTHIEIGMELLKRFGEKDPVIHAMSCHHGDFEPKTVEAMLITAADALSAARPGARREMLETYVKRLEALEAIANSYKGVQKSFAMQAGREIRIMVDAGQVNDDQAFWLAKDVTKRIEGEMQYPGQIKVTVMRETRAVEYAR; encoded by the coding sequence ATGAATCCATTGGATTATGTCTTCCTTGCCCTCGCGGTGGCCGCCGCGGTGGGGTTCTTCTTCCAGATGAGGAAGGCCCAGGCCGCCGTCGTGGATGTGTCCAAGGCCACCGCCAAGGCCGAGGCCGAACTCAAGGCCGAGCGCGACCGGCTCCTGGCCGAAGCGGAGAAGGAGGCCGGCAAGGTCGTCAACCGGGGCCAGCGGGAAGCGGACGCCCTGCGCAAGGAGGCCGAACTCAAGGCCAAGGAGCAGGCCCTCCAGGCCCGCCAGGAGGCCGAAAAGCTCTCCAACGAGCGCATGCAGACCCTGGAAAAGCAGGAACAGCGCCTCCAGAGCAAGGAGGACAGCCTCGACAAGAAGCTCACCCAGGTGGACCAGAAGCAGAAGGACGTGGAAGCCAAGACCGAGCGCCTCAAGGAGGAGCAGGAGAAGCTCACCGCCCTCCAGGCCGAGAGCCGCCTCCTGGTGGAACAGCAGGCCAAGAAGCTGGAGGACATCGCCGGGCTCAGCCGGGAGGACGCCAAGGTCGAACTGGTGAACCAGCTGGAGTACACCGCCAAGATGGACGCCTCCAAGCTGGTGCGCCGCATCGAGGACGAAGCCCAGGAGGAGGCCCAGAAGCGGGCCCGCTGGACCATCGTCTCCGCCATCCAGCGCCTGGCCTCCGACGTGGTGTCCGAGGCCGCGGTGAGTTCCGTGCAGCTGCCCAGCGACGATCTCAAGGGCCGCATCATCGGCCGGGAGGGCCGCAATATCCGGGCCCTGGAGAAGGCCACGGGCTGCGACCTCATCGTGGACGACACCCCCGAGACCATCGTGGTGAGCAGCTTCGACCCCATCCGCCGGGAGGTGGCCCGCCAGGCCATCCTCAAGCTCCTGGCCGACGGGCGCATCCACCCCGCCCGCATCGAGGAGGTGGTGGAGAAGACCAAGATCGACATGGACCAGCACCTCAAGGAACTGGGCGAGGCCGCGGCCATCAGCCTGGGCTTCCCCGACGTGCACCCGAAACTCCACAAGCTCATCGGCCGCCTGAACTACCGCACCAGCTACGGGCAGAACGTCCTGGAGCACACCAAGGAGGTGGCCCGCATCGCCGAGTACATGGCCGCCGAACTGGGAGCCGACCAGAAGCTCGCCCGCCGTGCCGGCCTCTTCCACGACATCGGCAAGGCCATCGACCGGGAAGTGGAGGGCACCCACATCGAGATCGGCATGGAGCTCCTGAAGCGCTTCGGCGAGAAGGACCCGGTCATCCACGCCATGAGCTGCCACCACGGGGACTTCGAGCCCAAGACGGTGGAGGCGATGCTCATCACCGCCGCCGACGCCTTGAGCGCCGCCCGTCCTGGCGCCCGGCGCGAAATGCTGGAGACCTACGTCAAGCGCCTGGAGGCCCTGGAAGCCATCGCCAACAGCTACAAGGGCGTCCAGAAGAGCTTCGCCATGCAGGCGGGCCGCGAGATCCGCATCATGGTGGACGCCGGCCAGGTGAACGACGACCAGGCCTTCTGGCTGGCCAAGGACGTCACCAAGCGCATCGAGGGGGAAATGCAGTACCCCGGCCAGATCAAGGTCACCGTCATGCGCGAGACCCGGGCCGTGGAGTACGCGCGCTAA
- a CDS encoding cell division protein ZapA, producing MTPGDEAQLDVLGRSIRIHSTGGPEDLHRATSILEDTFRDMERAYELRWGVPPSALDTSTWLLMGALNLAHRVARLEQDKSRQTQDLELTLSKLLDDVPDEENPSVGPLFQGTDEERGI from the coding sequence ATGACCCCAGGCGATGAGGCCCAGCTGGATGTCCTGGGCCGCTCCATCCGAATCCACTCCACGGGGGGTCCGGAGGACCTGCACCGGGCCACCTCCATTCTTGAGGACACCTTCCGCGACATGGAGCGCGCCTATGAGCTAAGATGGGGTGTTCCACCATCAGCGCTGGACACATCCACATGGCTGCTGATGGGGGCCCTGAACCTGGCGCACCGCGTGGCGCGTCTGGAACAGGACAAAAGTCGGCAGACACAGGACCTGGAACTGACCCTCTCCAAGCTACTCGACGATGTTCCGGACGAAGAGAATCCCTCGGTCGGCCCCCTTTTCCAGGGGACGGACGAGGAACGTGGAATCTGA
- the zapB gene encoding cell division protein ZapB, whose product MDVLKQLETKLQGLVQQRNQYRDELAALKADMGTHDEELRTLRRRLEDLQADQAAWQKEREGVRKQVESILKMVEGIE is encoded by the coding sequence ATGGACGTTCTGAAACAGCTCGAAACGAAGCTCCAGGGACTGGTGCAGCAGCGCAACCAGTACCGGGACGAACTGGCCGCCCTGAAGGCGGACATGGGCACCCACGACGAGGAACTGCGGACCCTGCGCCGGCGCCTGGAGGACCTCCAGGCCGATCAGGCCGCCTGGCAGAAGGAACGCGAGGGCGTGAGGAAGCAAGTTGAATCAATTCTCAAGATGGTTGAGGGCATCGAATGA